The segment GGACGGCACCGTGTGCGCCTTGGCCGGGGATCCGGTCCAGGAGCTGCTCGCTGCCGGGCGGGGCCATGTCTTGCGGGAGCATCCGGGGCAGGCCCCCGACGACGTCCTGGTGGTCCAGGCCGACGCAGTGCGGCTGCCGTACCCGATGCCTGTCAGCGGTGGGCGTGACTGGCTGGCCGCACGCAACTGCGAGTGCCTGCCCGGCATCCCTGCCGTCGGACCGGGAGCCTTTTGAGCGGTGTAGCTCAAGGGGCAGGACGGCTTTGGCTCCTGACGTCAGCCAGTTCGGGCTGCAGCGTGCGTGCCGGAAGATCCGCCAGCGCTTCACGGTGGCCACGCCGCGTTCGAGGGGGCAGCGGAGCCGGGCGCGGGCTCGGTTCAGCGACCGCTGTCCCGCCGTGAGTTCTCCGCGGGGCGGGCGCCTCGTGGGGACGGCGAACGTTCCGGCCGCGCCGGTGTACGCCACGTCGGCCCGGGCGAGGGTGTCGTGCTTGCGCAGGCAGACCAGCGCGACCAGGGCCCGTCGGGAGGGCTTGAGTTTGCAGCGGCGGTCACCCTCGTGGGTGCCGATGAGCACGGTGACCCACTCGACGGGCGGGTGAGGAAGGTCCAGTGCGGCAGGCAGGAAGGTGACCAACGAGGCTTCCTGACCGGTTGCTTGAGACTTCGGACATCTCGCTCAACCGCCCGGGAGCCTCGTTCGTTCCCGACGGCGGCCAGTTCCCCACCGTCCGGCGGGCCGCCGCCGACGGAGCCCGCCGCCCCGCCTGCACCCGCCTGTACCCGCTGCGCCGCGAAGTCCACCGACGAGCGGCGGGTCGGGCCGACGGGTTGGTGATCGGCCCGTGGATCCGGGCGGTCGGGGTAGAGTCTGTCAACTGTGTTGACATCGTCGTGACCCGGCGGTGCGCCCGCTGTGAGATTGGTGCGAGGACTCGTGGACCGCTTCGCCCGTTTGGCCGCCAGCGTGCTGGCCGCACCCGAGGCGGTCGTCGCGGTGCTGGTCGGCCCGGCGGACACCGAGGTGCTCGAGTGCTGGCCGCCGGAGCGTTCACCGGCAGGGCCCTGGCACGCGGTGCTGCGTCGGCACGTGGCACGCACCGGTGAGCTGTTGACGGTGGACGACCTCACCCGATGGGCGGCCGACGGCCACGAGGCCGCGCTGGACGGCGCCGAAGGGGCCTTCGCCGCCGCCCCCCTGTACGGCGCGCGGGGCGAGTGCCTGGGAGTCATGGCCGTCCACGACCCCCGCCCGCGGGCCTGGAGCGGGCACAACCGCCAGGACCTGGAGGACCTGGCCGGCGTGTGCGCGGCTGAGCTGCGGCTTCGGGTGAGCACGCGGCGCGCCAACGAGGCGCACCACGGCGCGCAGGAGGCCCGCGAAGAGGCGCAGGCGCTCACCGGAGCGGCCAGGGCGAGCGAGCGGAGGCTGCGGGTCCAACTGGAGCGCTCCGAACTGCTGCTGCGGGCGGCCGAACTGCTCGGCAACACCTTGGGCCTGGACCAGGTGCGCACCACGGTGAGCGACCTGGTCAGCGGGGACCTGAAACCGGCCTACGTGGGGCTGGTCCTGCGCGGGGACGACGACAAGCTGCGGCGCGCCGTCGACACCGCCAGCGGACCGGTGCCCCTGGAGGAACAGGTCCCGCTGTACGCCCTGACCGACGGGTGGCCCACCGCACAGGCCGCGCAGGAGAACCGCGTGGTCAGCGTCCCCGACCGCCAGACACTCGTCGACCACTACGACCCGCACACCGTGGTCGTCTTCGACCAGATGGGCCTGCACTCGGCCGTGTGCGTGCCCCTGCCCGGCACCCGCCGCCCCACCCTGGGCGCGCTGGTCGCCGCCTGGGACGAACCGCACGAGACCGACATCCACGAACGCGCCGTCCTGACGGTGATCGCCGGATACACCGCCCTGGCGGTCGAACGGGCCCTGCACCTGGACGAGCGCACCAGCGTCGCACGCCAACTCCAGCGGGCCATGCTCACCGACTTCCCCCACACGCCGGGACTCGAACTCGCCGCCCTCTACCGGTCCGCCGCCCACCACGACATGGTCGGCGGGGACTGGTACGACGCCTACCCCGTCCTTCCGCACCGGATCGCGGCCGACGGGCGCAGGCCGCTGGCCGTCACCGTGGGCGACATCACCGGACACGACACGCACGCCACCACCCTGATGGGCCAGGCCCGCAGCATGCTGCGGCAGGCCGACGTGGACCGCGGGGGAAGCCCCGCGGACGCCCTCGCCTCCTTCGAACGTGCCAACGACCAGCTGCACACCCGCATCAGCGGCACCCTCGTCCACGCCCACCTGCACCCCCGCCCCCACGGTGCGTGGCTGCTGCGCTGGACCAACGCCGGCCACCCCTCCCCGCTGCTCGCCCACCCGAACCGCGACACCGAACGCCTCACCGAGCACGGCCTGCTGCTCCACCCCGGCCTGGCCCTGCCCGAAGGCCGTCCCGTCCACGAACGCCTGCTGGAGCCGGGCTCCGTCCTGCTCCTCTACACCGACGGCCTGGTCGAACACCGCGGCCGCGACCTGGAACAGGGCATCGACCGCGCCGCCGATCTCCTGGCCCGGGCCGTCGCCGACCACACCCCGCTGCCGCAGGCCCTCGACCTGCTGGCCGACACCCTGGCCG is part of the Kitasatospora cineracea genome and harbors:
- a CDS encoding SpoIIE family protein phosphatase codes for the protein MDRFARLAASVLAAPEAVVAVLVGPADTEVLECWPPERSPAGPWHAVLRRHVARTGELLTVDDLTRWAADGHEAALDGAEGAFAAAPLYGARGECLGVMAVHDPRPRAWSGHNRQDLEDLAGVCAAELRLRVSTRRANEAHHGAQEAREEAQALTGAARASERRLRVQLERSELLLRAAELLGNTLGLDQVRTTVSDLVSGDLKPAYVGLVLRGDDDKLRRAVDTASGPVPLEEQVPLYALTDGWPTAQAAQENRVVSVPDRQTLVDHYDPHTVVVFDQMGLHSAVCVPLPGTRRPTLGALVAAWDEPHETDIHERAVLTVIAGYTALAVERALHLDERTSVARQLQRAMLTDFPHTPGLELAALYRSAAHHDMVGGDWYDAYPVLPHRIAADGRRPLAVTVGDITGHDTHATTLMGQARSMLRQADVDRGGSPADALASFERANDQLHTRISGTLVHAHLHPRPHGAWLLRWTNAGHPSPLLAHPNRDTERLTEHGLLLHPGLALPEGRPVHERLLEPGSVLLLYTDGLVEHRGRDLEQGIDRAADLLARAVADHTPLPQALDLLADTLAGPDHGDDVVLLALRVTDQGVG